The following are encoded in a window of Lampris incognitus isolate fLamInc1 chromosome 15, fLamInc1.hap2, whole genome shotgun sequence genomic DNA:
- the LOC130125218 gene encoding trans-L-3-hydroxyproline dehydratase, which produces MEIQLPPHEGEELSVVDMHTGGEPLRIILGGYPEVHGNTVLAKRRYVREHLDHLRKVLMYEPRGHYDMYGALIVDSELAEADLGVLFMHNEGYSTMCGHAVIALGRFAVDYKLIKEPQSPETPVNIHCPCGLVKAFVEYSNGKTGGVRFRSVPAFAFATDVAINVEGLGDVLVDISYGGAFYAFVSAQRFGLDVTKSRTRDLVDAATAVTNAVKSQVKLHHPTSDDLAFLYGTILTDGKDAYSSDPTANICVFAEAQVDRSPTGSGVTARVALQYHKGLIGLNQTRTFQSGATGSQFTGKAIEETMCEDFKAVTVEVAGRAFYTGVSHFVQEGDDKLTNGFLLK; this is translated from the exons ATGGAAATACAGCTACCACCACATGAAGGAGAGGAGCTGTCTGTGGTGGATATGCACACAGGAGGAGAGCCCCTACGCATTATCCTCGGTGGATACCCAGAGGTACATGGGAACACCGTGCTGGCCAAGCGTCGCTATGTCAGAGAGCATCTTGACCACCTGAGAAAGGTGCTGATGTATGAACCACGGGGTCACTATGACATGTATGGCGCACTGATTGTGGACAGCGAGCTAGCTGAGGCTGATTTGGGGGTGCTCTTCATGCACAACGAGGGGTACAGCACTATGTGTGGACATGCGGTCATCGCGCTGGGGCGCTTTGCCGTTGACTACAAACTCATTAAAGAGCCACAGTCGCCAGAGACCCCAGTGAACATACATTGCCCTTGTGGTTTGGTCAAGGCTTTTGTTGAATACTCCAACGGTAAAACAGGAGGAGTGAGATTTCGCAGTGTACCAGCATTTGCATTTGCTACAG ATGTGGCCATCAATGTGGAAGGGCTTGGTGACGTTTTGGTTGACATTAGCTACGGAGGAGCTTTCTACGCCTTTGTGAGCGCCCAGAGATTTGGCCTGGATGTGACCAAGTCCAGGACTCGGGATCTAGTGGATGCAGCAACAGCAGTGACCAATGCTGTGAAATCTCAA GTGAAACTTCACCACCCGACCAGTGATGACCTGGCTTTCCTCTATGGTACCATCCTCACAGACGGAAAAGACGCTTATTCCTCTGATCCCACTGCTAATATCTGTGTGTTTGCCGAAGCCCAG GTGGACAGAAGCCCGACAGGCTCTGGTGTTACAGCTCGTGTGGCTCTTCAATATCATAAAGGTCTGATTGGCCTTAACCAAACCAGGACCTTTCAGAGCGGGGCTACTGGGTCCCAGTTCACAGGAAAAGCTATTGAG GAGACCATGTGTGAAGACTTCAAGGCTGTGACTGTGGAGGTTGCTGGCAGAGCTTTCTATACCGGTGTGTCACACTTTGTCCAGGAGGGTGATGACAAGCTCACCAATGGCTTTCTTCTCAAATGA